The Daucus carota subsp. sativus chromosome 2, DH1 v3.0, whole genome shotgun sequence genome includes a window with the following:
- the LOC108208341 gene encoding uncharacterized protein LOC108208341, producing MGEETKAELWEGKVSVKLIDTKAENVWPLLFQDFCSIHKWLPSVDKCYKVEGVHGQPGLVRYCGTTRTSSSGGSDEPFTLWCHEKLLEIDETQRWLSYEIMENNLGFKMYRATLKVVPLEGCDEKGCEIKWLFVAEPVEGWKFEDFVSYLESSLQVMGKRMEKALQSPN from the coding sequence ATGGGAGAAGAAACAAAGGCAGAGTTGTGGGAAGGCAAAGTGAGTGTCAAACTAATAGacaccaaagcagaaaatgtATGGCCACTTCTTTTCCAAGATTTTTGTAGCATTCACAAGTGGCTTCCAAGTGTCGATAAATGTTACAAAGTTGAGGGAGTTCATGGCCAGCCAGGCCTCGTCCGATACTGCGGCACAACCAGGACATCTTCATCTGGTGGCAGTGATGAGCCCTTCACCTTGTGGTGTCACGAGAAGTTGTTAGAGATTGATGAGACCCAAAGGTGGCTCAGCTATGAGATTATGGAAAACAACCTGGGGTTTAAGATGTATAGGGCTACTTTGAAGGTAGTTCCTTTGGAGGGTTGTGATGAAAAGGGCTGTGAGATCAAGTGGTTGTTTGTTGCTGAACCTGTTGAGGGTTGGAAGTTTGAGGACTTTGTTTCTTACCTTGAATCATCTCTTCAAGTTATGGGAAAAAGAATGGAGAAAGCCCTGCAATCTCCTAACTAA
- the LOC108206902 gene encoding AAA-ATPase At5g17750 translates to MVSLKDLPSPSTVYSAYASISASTMLLRTTINQIIPHQLQNSIASSIRHYIFTSANTSQLTLVIEEKDGMSQNELYKASEIFTSTKLHPHIDYLNISKSSKDDHLNIKFDKSETIFDFYQGVEITWRFVRQQLENVSYDEDLEDSEAERKYFELSFDKRHKDFVMNFYVPFVLEKSKAIQQDKKVLKLHSLVSRGSTIWSSVKLEHPSTFDKMAMDPKLKKEIIQDLDLFLQRKEYYKRMGKAWKRGYLLHGPPGTGKSSLIAAMANYLKFDIYDLQLMNVKSDSCLRKLLLATRNKSILVVEDIDCSVELPDRTGQQPRSSQFTLSGLLNSIDGLWTSCGDERITIFTTNNMEKLDPALIRPGRMDMHIHMSYLSIDGLKILASNYLGIKIESHSRYKEIKELMGSTEVTPAEAAEELMKSSDIGLCIEGLVEFLKGKKSEIIRNQTTKADGIEASETQIPYAKRQKTNAPTEV, encoded by the exons ATGGTGTCACTTAAAGATTTACCTTCACCATCCACTGTCTACTCCGCCTACGCCTCAATATCCGCCTCAACAATGCTGCTTCGAACCACAATCAACCAAATCATTCCTCATCAATTACAAAATTCCATCGCATCCTCCATTCGCCACTACATTTTCACCAGCGCAAATACTTCTCAGTTGACACTTGTTATCGAAGAAAAAGATGGCATGTCACAAAACGAATTGTACAAAGCATCCGAGATTTTTACATCCACCAAACTCCATCCTCACATTGATTACCTGAATATCAGCAAAAGCTCGAAAGACGATCACCTAAATATTAAGTTCGACAAGTCGGAaactatttttgatttttaccaAGGCGTTGAGATCACGTGGAGATTTGTTCGTCAACAACTTGAAAACGTTAGTTATGACGAGGACTTGGAGGACTCTGAGGCGGAGAGGAAGTACTTTGAGTTGAGCTTCGACAAGAGACACAAGGATTTTGTGATGAATTTTTATGTCCCGTTTGTGTTGGAAAAATCCAAGGCTATTCAACAAGACAAGAAGGTGTTGAAACTCCATTCTTTGGTGAGTCGAGGTTCGACAATTTGGAGTTCAGTGAAACTCGAGCATCCGTCTACTTTTGACAAGATGGCTATGGACCCGAAgttgaaaaaagaaattattcaaGATTTGGATTTGTTTCTTCAGAGGAAAGAGTATTACAAGAGAATGGGGAAGGCGTGGAAACGAGGGTACTTGTTACATGGGCCTCCAGGCACGGGCAAGTCGAGTTTGATAGCCGCGATGGCTAACTATCTCAAGTTTGATATCTATGATTTGCAGCTTATGAATGTCAAGAGTGACTCCTGTTTGAGAAAATTGTTGTTGGCTACTCGCAACAAATCCATACTCGTGGTCGAGGATATTGATTGCAGTGTTGAGTTACCTGATAGAACTGGTCAACAGCCTCGTAGTTCACAG TTTACACTTTCGGGGCTATTGAATTCGATAGACGGACTATGGACAAGCTGTGGAGACGAGAGAATCACCATATTTACTACAAACAACATGGAAAAGCTTGATCCAGCATtgattcgtccaggacgaatgGACATGCACATACACATGTCTTATCTCAGCATTGACGGATTGAAGATCCTAGCATCCAATTATCTTGGAATTAAAATAGAAAGTCATTCGCGCTATAAAGAGATCAAAGAGTTAATGGGGAGTACAGAAGTAACCCCTGCGGAAGCTGCAGAAGAACTGATGAAGAGCAGTGACATTGGTCTTTGTATCGAGGGACTTGTCGAGTTCCTTAAGGGCAAGAAGTCGGAGATAATTAGAAATCAAACCACCAAGGCTGATGGAATTGAAGCCTCGGAGACTCAGATTCCATATGCCAAAAGGCAAAAAACCAATGCGCCTACAGAGGTCTGA
- the LOC108206532 gene encoding uncharacterized protein LOC108206532 isoform X1, whose protein sequence is MILKPRTTPTRFFIPNLYPLSNQTKPTLKDSSQIWTPELPPFGKICGKLKTQSFGSLQLVKSKGGEMLCRRSFLSSLKHHRATGSLYHHCRVLHNGPDTLEELLDRHIIEKKDKSRDNDENEIVARQRLSSTRREALSLYRDIIRATRFFMWPDARGVLWRDILRENARKEFEDAKFEKDPEIITKLLIGGREAVESAIDKLVEKQKQQIEKENSNRDRH, encoded by the exons atgatactTAAACCTCGTACGACTCCAACCCGATTCTTCATTCCAAACCTATATCCTCTCTCCAACCAAACGAAACCCACTTTAAAGGATTCATCCCAAATCTGGACACCTGAATTGCCCCCTTTTGGTAAAATTTGTGGAAAATTGAAAACTCAAAGTTTCGGGTCTCTG CAGTTGGTCAAAAGCAAGGGAGGGGAAATGTTATGCCGTCGAAGTTTCTTGTCCTCTCTGAAGCACCACCGAGCCACTGGGTCCCTCTACCATCATTGCCGTGTATTACACAATGGTCCAGACACACTCGAGGAGTTATTAGACAGACACATCATCGAGAAAAAAGATAAATCCCGTGATAATGATGAAAATGAAATTGTAGCTCGACAGAGGCTCTCTAGTACTCGTCGAGAGGCACTGAGTCTCTATCGCGATATAATTCGGGCTACCCGATTCTTCATGTGGCCTGATGCCCGAGGTGTTTTGTGGCGTGACATTCTCCGAGAGAATGCACGAAAGGAGTTTGAAGATGCCAAATTTGAGAAAGATCCAGAAATCATCACCAAACTGCTCATTGGTGGAAGAGAAGCTGTAGAATCAGCGATTGACAAACTCGTAGAGAAGCAAAAGCAGCAGATTGAGAAGGAGAATAGTAATCGTGATCGTCACTAA
- the LOC108206532 gene encoding uncharacterized protein LOC108206532 isoform X2 — MILKPRTTPTRFFIPNLYPLSNQTKPTLKDSSQIWTPELPPFGKICGKLKTQSFGSLLVKSKGGEMLCRRSFLSSLKHHRATGSLYHHCRVLHNGPDTLEELLDRHIIEKKDKSRDNDENEIVARQRLSSTRREALSLYRDIIRATRFFMWPDARGVLWRDILRENARKEFEDAKFEKDPEIITKLLIGGREAVESAIDKLVEKQKQQIEKENSNRDRH, encoded by the exons atgatactTAAACCTCGTACGACTCCAACCCGATTCTTCATTCCAAACCTATATCCTCTCTCCAACCAAACGAAACCCACTTTAAAGGATTCATCCCAAATCTGGACACCTGAATTGCCCCCTTTTGGTAAAATTTGTGGAAAATTGAAAACTCAAAGTTTCGGGTCTCTG TTGGTCAAAAGCAAGGGAGGGGAAATGTTATGCCGTCGAAGTTTCTTGTCCTCTCTGAAGCACCACCGAGCCACTGGGTCCCTCTACCATCATTGCCGTGTATTACACAATGGTCCAGACACACTCGAGGAGTTATTAGACAGACACATCATCGAGAAAAAAGATAAATCCCGTGATAATGATGAAAATGAAATTGTAGCTCGACAGAGGCTCTCTAGTACTCGTCGAGAGGCACTGAGTCTCTATCGCGATATAATTCGGGCTACCCGATTCTTCATGTGGCCTGATGCCCGAGGTGTTTTGTGGCGTGACATTCTCCGAGAGAATGCACGAAAGGAGTTTGAAGATGCCAAATTTGAGAAAGATCCAGAAATCATCACCAAACTGCTCATTGGTGGAAGAGAAGCTGTAGAATCAGCGATTGACAAACTCGTAGAGAAGCAAAAGCAGCAGATTGAGAAGGAGAATAGTAATCGTGATCGTCACTAA